The Mixophyes fleayi isolate aMixFle1 chromosome 1, aMixFle1.hap1, whole genome shotgun sequence genome includes a region encoding these proteins:
- the GOLPH3 gene encoding Golgi phosphoprotein 3 isoform X1, with protein MTSVTQRNSGLVQRRTESSRGERERAAEGQEEDREEQEDEDRAGDKEARLTLMEEVLLLGLKDREGYTSFWNDCISAGLRGCMLIELAFRGRIALEAGGMRRKSLLARKVICKSDAPTGDVMLDEALKHIKETPAPETVQSWIELLSGETWNPLKLHFQLRNVRERLAKNLVEKGVLTTEKQNFLLFDMTTHPLTNNNIKQRLIKKVQEAVLDKWVKDPHRMDKRSLALIYLAHSSDVIENAFAPLLDDQYDLAMKRVRQLLDLDPEVEATKANANEVLWAVVATFTK; from the exons ATGACCTCCGTCACCCAGCGCAACTCCGGCCTAGTGCAGCGCCGCACCGAGTCCTCCCGCGGCGAACGGGAGAGGGCGGCCGAGGGCCAGGAGGAGGAccgggaggagcaggaggatGAGGACCGGGCCGGGGACAAGGAGGCCAGGCTGACCCTGATggaggaggtgctgctgctgggCCTCAAGGACAGGGAG GGCTACACATCCTTCTGGAATGACTGTATTTCCGCTGGTCTACGTGGGTGCATGTTAATTGAGCTGGCGTTTAGAGGGCGAATTGCCCTGGAAGCTGGTGGAATGAGGCGTAAAAGTCTCTTAGCGAGAAAG GTTATTTGCAAATCTGATGCTCCAACAGGCGATGTCATGCTCGATGAAGCCTTAAAACACATTAAGGAAACCCCAGCTCCAGAGACTGTGCAAAGCTGGATTGAACTCCTCAGCG GGGAAACCTGGAACCCGCTGAAGCTTCACTTCCAGTTACGAAATGTGCGCGAACGCTTAGCTAAAAATCTTGTCGAAAAAGGCGTCCTGACAACCGAAAAACAAAACTTCCTCCTGTTTGACATGACCACGCACCCACTCACCAACAACAACATCAAGCAGCGTCTCATCAAGAAGGTGCAGGAAGCGGTTCTTGACAAATGGGTGAAGGATCCTCATCGCATGGACAAGCGTTCGTTGGCCCTCATCTATCTAGCCCATTCTTCTGATGTCATCGAGAACGCGTTCGCCCCGCTTCTTGACGACCAGTATGACTTGGCCATGAAGAGAGTTCGACAGCTTCTTGACCTAGACCCGGAAGTAGAGGCCACGAAGGCAAATGCTAACGAAGTTCTATGGGCTGTTGTGGCCACCTTTACAAAGTAA
- the GOLPH3 gene encoding Golgi phosphoprotein 3 isoform X2 has product MTSVTQRNSGLVQRRTESSRGERERAAEGQEEDREEQEDEDRAGDKEARLTLMEEVLLLGLKDREVICKSDAPTGDVMLDEALKHIKETPAPETVQSWIELLSGETWNPLKLHFQLRNVRERLAKNLVEKGVLTTEKQNFLLFDMTTHPLTNNNIKQRLIKKVQEAVLDKWVKDPHRMDKRSLALIYLAHSSDVIENAFAPLLDDQYDLAMKRVRQLLDLDPEVEATKANANEVLWAVVATFTK; this is encoded by the exons ATGACCTCCGTCACCCAGCGCAACTCCGGCCTAGTGCAGCGCCGCACCGAGTCCTCCCGCGGCGAACGGGAGAGGGCGGCCGAGGGCCAGGAGGAGGAccgggaggagcaggaggatGAGGACCGGGCCGGGGACAAGGAGGCCAGGCTGACCCTGATggaggaggtgctgctgctgggCCTCAAGGACAGGGAG GTTATTTGCAAATCTGATGCTCCAACAGGCGATGTCATGCTCGATGAAGCCTTAAAACACATTAAGGAAACCCCAGCTCCAGAGACTGTGCAAAGCTGGATTGAACTCCTCAGCG GGGAAACCTGGAACCCGCTGAAGCTTCACTTCCAGTTACGAAATGTGCGCGAACGCTTAGCTAAAAATCTTGTCGAAAAAGGCGTCCTGACAACCGAAAAACAAAACTTCCTCCTGTTTGACATGACCACGCACCCACTCACCAACAACAACATCAAGCAGCGTCTCATCAAGAAGGTGCAGGAAGCGGTTCTTGACAAATGGGTGAAGGATCCTCATCGCATGGACAAGCGTTCGTTGGCCCTCATCTATCTAGCCCATTCTTCTGATGTCATCGAGAACGCGTTCGCCCCGCTTCTTGACGACCAGTATGACTTGGCCATGAAGAGAGTTCGACAGCTTCTTGACCTAGACCCGGAAGTAGAGGCCACGAAGGCAAATGCTAACGAAGTTCTATGGGCTGTTGTGGCCACCTTTACAAAGTAA